GATGCTACCTCCGAACGGGCGCCAAATTTGCGAAACATCGGCATGGTGACCGATGCAGTCTGGGCCGATATAGACCGGGATTCGTGGCCCGACTTGCTGGTGGTGGGCGAACTGATGCCCATCACGGTTTTTAAAAACAACCGGGGGGAATTGGCGCCCCTGCCCGTTGATGCGCTTAAGGACTCGGACGGTTTCTGGAACTGCATCCGTTCCGGCGATTTTGACCACGACGGCGATCTGGATTTTGTGGTTGGCAACCTCGGATTGAACAGCCGCTACCGCATGTCACCGGAGCAGCCCATGCGGGTGTTTGCGGGCGATTACGACGGCAATGGACGCATCGACGCCATCATGACTTATTATCTGGACGGAACGGAATACCCGGTGGCGTCCCGCGACGAACTGGGCCGTCAGTTACCCCTGATCAAAAAGCAGTTCACCGATTATGCGCAGTACGCCAAGGCCCGGCTGACCGATTTGGTCACCCCCGACCGGCAGAAGAATAGCACGGTTTTGCGGGCCTGTCAGCAACAAAGTATGTTGCTCGAAAATACGGGGGGCGGTTTCCGGTTGAAACCGTTGCCGGCCCCGGCGCAGTGGGCTCCTGTTCAGGACTTTCTGGTGGAGGACATTGACCAGGACGGTCATCTGGACGTTTTGGCGGTGGGGAACGCCTACGATGCGGAATCGGTAGCGGGCCAGTACGATGCCTCAACGGGGGTAGTCCTGAAGGGCGACGGAAAGGGGAACTTTCGGCCGCTGCTCTTTCCGCAAAGCGGTTTTTTGGCGGACGGGGATTGTAAAAGTATCGTCGGGCTTAACCGTCGAGGAAGGCGGGTTTTTCTGGTATCTGCTAACCAAGGCCTTCTAAAAATCTTTCAGACAAACTAATCTACCGGCTGCAATGGGGCTTGCTGCGGAGGTTTCTGCAATCTCGGTGAGATCCCGCCAGAGTAAAAAACGCTCGCCGATGGAATAAGGAGCGGTTTCCTCAATCCGTCGGCGAGCGCCAGCTAAGAGTTCTGCAATTTGTTATACCTAATTCGGGCTTATCAAAGTCCGGGAAAAGTTACTCGTTCTTGTTGGCACCGCCCTGGCGAGCCGGGGGCTGCGTGGCCTGCTGTTGCTGCATTGGGTTTGGCGTTCTTCCTCCGCGCCCTGAACCCTGTTGTTTAAAGAGCTGAAAACGGGTGGGCTGCTGAGACTGACGCGGGAAAGCGTTGTTGTCGGTGTCAATGTCGGCAATCTCCTGGAAAGGATCCAGTGTCCACTGCACCACCCGCTTGCCCGTGGCAATCACCTTCTGAATCTGTGCATCGTTGAAGCGCCAGATCTCCGCCGGAAAACGAGCCATCGAATCCGTGCCGTCCTCAAACTGCATCCGGACAATCACCGGCATGGGCAGGCCCCCCTTGTTCTTGACCGTCAAGGTGTAAAAGTTGTTCTTCGACTCCAGCGTCTGACGCTCTTCCTGGCTCAGACTGGACAGGTACTCTTCGTACTTCTTCTTGTCGGCATCGGTCACCGCGTAAGGATCGTAGCGGTTGTAGAAGTCCTTCATGGTCGAGTCCTGGGCCACCACGGTCTGGGCCTGGGTGGCCGCATCGCGCATCTTGCTGATGGTCTTGGCCCGGTTCTGGGCTTCGGTGCGGGCCAGGGCCTTCTCGACTTCGGGGTTCTGGGTGTTGAGGGTAAACCAGTCGACTTCGACCAGGTCCTGATCGACGGGTTCGACGCCGTAGAACCAGCCTTTCCAGAACCAGTCCAGGTCCACGCCCGAGGCATCTTCCAGGGTGCGGAAGAAGTCGGCGGGGGTGGGGTTTTTGAAGCGCCAGCGGTTGGCGTACTCCTTGAAGGCGTAGTCGAACAGCTCGCGACCCATGACGGTTTCGCGCAGAATATTCAGGGCAACCGCCGGTTTGTCGTAAGCATTCGGACCAAATTGCAGGATGTTGTCCGACGAGGTCATGATGGGCGACAACTGGGACGGTTCCGACTTCATGTACGGAATGATGCGATAGGGTTCGCCGAAATCGCTGGGAAAGTTGTAATCCCATTCTTTCTCGGCCAGATATTGGCAAAAACTATTCAGTCCTTCATCCATCCAGGTCCACTGCCGCTCGTCGGAGTTGACGATCATGGGGAAAAAGTTGTGGCCCACTTCGTGGATAATCACCCCGATCATACCGGCTTTGGTCGCTTCCGAATAGGTGCCGTCGGATTCGGGCCGCCCGCCGTTGAAGCTGATCATCGGGTATTCCATCCCGCCGTACCGCGTCGCATGGCAGGAGATGGCCACCGGGTAGGGATACTTGAAGGTCCGGTTTCCGTAGGATTTGAGCGTGTGCTCCACTGCCCGGGTCGAATATTGTTCCCACAGCGGGTTGCCTTCCTTGGGGTAAAAAGACATGCTCCAGATTTTGCGGCCATCGCCGTAGACATCGGTTTGCATGGCGTCCCAGATGAATTTACGGGAGGAGGCAAAGGCAAAGTCGCGCACGTTATCGGCTTTGTAAATCCAGGTTTTCTTGCCGGTTGGCTTGGCATTGGCGCCCCCGGCTTTTTCGGCGGCTACCGCTTCATCCTGAGTGACAATTTTAACGGGCGTTTTCGAAGTCGATGCCTTTTGCAGCCGCTGGAGTTGCGTGGGGGTCAGCACCTGTTTATAGTTCAGGCATTCACCGGTCGAGCCAACAATGTGGTCATTCGGTACGGTGATGGCTACTTTGTAGTTGCCGAAGATGAGCGTGAACTCACCCTGCCCCAGAAACTGCTTGTTTTGCCAGCCGTTGACGTCGTCGTAGGCGCACAGCCGGGGAAACCAGTGGGCAATAAAGTAATTGCGGTTGCCATCTTCCGGGAAGAATTCGTAACCGCTACGGCCATAATACTCTGTAATCAAGTAGTTCCAGGCAACGTTGAAGCTAAACTGCTGGCCCGGTTTCAGGGGCGTCGGCAGGTCGATGCGCATCATCGTCTGGTTGATGGTATAGGGCAGTTTTTTGCCCGCTTTGTCGGTAACGGCGGTAATGTTATAGCCGAATTTTTCAGAGTCCGGTTCCAGATTTCGCAATTGCCGCAGGCTGGCGCCGTTTGGGCTGATTTTGTTGAGTGCGGATGTAGAGCCGATGGCGCCTTCAGCAAACAGATTCTGGTCGAGCTGGAGCCAGATATACTTCAGTTCATCGGGCGAGTTGTTGAAATACGTAACCACCTCCGAACCAATGATTTTCTTGTTCGTGTCGTCCAACTCAACCTTGATGTCATAATCGGCCCGGTTCTGAAAAAAGTCCCGGCCGGGTGAGCCGGAAGCCGTGCGGAACGTGTTGGGCGTCGGCAGCTGGGGGCCTAGTTGCTCAAAGCGGTTGTTGGCCTTGTAGCTGGGAGAGGAGGGGGCCTGCGCCCAGACGGCTACAGACAGGCTGATGAATACCGCAATCAGCGCGGAGATTCTCATGCTCATTTGTTGATAGAAGCTTTTGTATGACAAGTAAACACGAAAGATAACGTGAATGCCCTCTGATACCAAATTTTATACTCAATTCTGTTGAGTATGCGGCTTTTACGTGATTTGTGCAGCTAGTTTGCCTTATCATAAAACCGCCACGACGTTTTGAAGTCCTTGCTCAATTTCTGGTCTGTCAGAATGGCGCGGATCATCTCGACGGGCAGGGAGTTCATCTGTAAAATGGCGTCGTGAAATTGCTTGTACGTCATTTTTTTAGTGTCTACCAGTTCTTTTTTCAGGGCGTAAAACTGGAAACCGCCGGTCATATACGCCAACTGGTACAGCGGAGGATAGCCCCCTACGAACGACCGGCGCACTTCGCCCTCGGCATTGGCCCGTTCATGCCCCACCCGGTCGACCAGAAAATCGATGCACTGTTGCGGTGACCATTTGCCGAGGTGGTAGTTGAGCGAGAAAA
This Larkinella insperata DNA region includes the following protein-coding sequences:
- a CDS encoding M1 family metallopeptidase — encoded protein: MRISALIAVFISLSVAVWAQAPSSPSYKANNRFEQLGPQLPTPNTFRTASGSPGRDFFQNRADYDIKVELDDTNKKIIGSEVVTYFNNSPDELKYIWLQLDQNLFAEGAIGSTSALNKISPNGASLRQLRNLEPDSEKFGYNITAVTDKAGKKLPYTINQTMMRIDLPTPLKPGQQFSFNVAWNYLITEYYGRSGYEFFPEDGNRNYFIAHWFPRLCAYDDVNGWQNKQFLGQGEFTLIFGNYKVAITVPNDHIVGSTGECLNYKQVLTPTQLQRLQKASTSKTPVKIVTQDEAVAAEKAGGANAKPTGKKTWIYKADNVRDFAFASSRKFIWDAMQTDVYGDGRKIWSMSFYPKEGNPLWEQYSTRAVEHTLKSYGNRTFKYPYPVAISCHATRYGGMEYPMISFNGGRPESDGTYSEATKAGMIGVIIHEVGHNFFPMIVNSDERQWTWMDEGLNSFCQYLAEKEWDYNFPSDFGEPYRIIPYMKSEPSQLSPIMTSSDNILQFGPNAYDKPAVALNILRETVMGRELFDYAFKEYANRWRFKNPTPADFFRTLEDASGVDLDWFWKGWFYGVEPVDQDLVEVDWFTLNTQNPEVEKALARTEAQNRAKTISKMRDAATQAQTVVAQDSTMKDFYNRYDPYAVTDADKKKYEEYLSSLSQEERQTLESKNNFYTLTVKNKGGLPMPVIVRMQFEDGTDSMARFPAEIWRFNDAQIQKVIATGKRVVQWTLDPFQEIADIDTDNNAFPRQSQQPTRFQLFKQQGSGRGGRTPNPMQQQQATQPPARQGGANKNE